DNA from Brevibacterium sp. 'Marine':
CGCCACCGGATGTCCGGCGGTCAGGGCGCACGCCTGCTCATCGTCTCCCGCGGGGACGGCAGCTTCTTCGACGCCGCCCACTCCGGAGACCTGCCGCTGATCTTCCCCGGCGAGATCTGGCACGATTCCTTCCTCGACTACGGTGCGACCACTGATATCGCCGGTCCCGAGCTGCGCCGGATCTGGGGAGAGTTCGCCACCTCGGGCAGCCTGCCGCGCGTGCGGGTGCCCGGACTCATCGACATCATGGGCTGACCTGTTCGGCTTCGCGATCACCGTCCTGCGTCCCCGGTCTGTCGTCTTTTCACAACCGCCATGTCACCGGCGTGAACTACCGTTGGACCATGGACGCACATCAGATCTCGGCAGCCCGGCTGATCTCGCAGGGACTCATCGGACCTCCACCTGAGTCACCGACAGGATCCGACCTCTCACCTGCCGGAGCCGTCGTCGAGCATCTCGGCTGCGTCCAAGCCCAAGCCCTCGGCGGAGCACTGGTCTCCATCGCCCTGCGCTCAGGGCCGGATGTCACTGACGGTGTGGCTGCCGTCCGTGCCGCCATCGATTCCGGAGAGATCGTGCGTTCCTGGACCCAACGCGGCACCATCCACCTGACCACGGCCAAGGACATCGGATGGATCCTCGGCCTCACCGGGGCACGGACCATGAAATCCACGGCCAAGCGGCGTGAGCACTTCGGCATCACCGACGCCATGCTCGATACTGCAGCCGAACTCGCCACAGCAGCCATCCGGGAACGGGGACCGCTGACGCGCTTCGAACTGCTCGACGCATTCGCTCCCATCGGCGCCGGAGACGAATACGGCCACGCCCGGTACCTCATCACGTCCCTGGCACTGCAGAACATCATCGTCCAAGCCCCCATGATCGAGGGCAAGGACGATATGAAATACGTGCTCACCGCAGATTGGGTGCCTGCCCCCACGGAGTTGGACACCGAGGCGGCCGACCACGAATGGGTGAGACGCTTCGTCACCAGCCACGGCCCGGTCACGGTCGACGACGCGACACGCTGGACGGGACTGCCGAAGACGAGGATGAGAAAGGCCATTCAGGCCGGAATCGTTGCCGGTGAGATTGTGAGCTCCGACATCGACGGCACCGAATACGTGCACGCACCGGATCTGGAGGACCGGCTGGCCGAATGGGAGACTGCGGCGCAGGAGACCATGTTGCTGCCGGGATTCGACGAGATCATCCTCGGGTACAAGGATCGCAGCGCCACTCTCGACCCTGCCCACGAAAGACTCGTTGTGCCCGGAGGCAACGGAATGTTCAAGAACACAGTTCTGACCGGCACACGTGCGCGCGCCACGTGGAAGCGATCACCCCGCAAGACCGGTCCGCGAGTCCTTGTCGACACCTTCCCAGGGGAGAGAGTTGACCTCGAGGCCGTCGAAACGGTGAGCGCAACCCACCCGGCCTTCGTCTGAGAACGCAATCGCGACCGACGATGAACGAACTCCACACGACACGCACACCGTTGGCCGGCCAGATGACCGCGGCTGACCGACCGGGATCGACGCCGCAGAGCATCGCCGTAGGGATCATCCTCAACCCCAAACACCCGGCGACCCTGCGGGCGTATGCCGAGCTCGTGCCGGAACTGCGCAATGTCGGCGCACACTACCGAAGCATGACCACCAGCGTCGAACGCTCCGGTCGGTGGCAGGCCGAACAGCTCATCGCGTGGGGAGCCGACACCATCATCATCCTCGGTGGTGACGGCACCATCCGGGCGACGGCGGCGGTGCTCGCCGAGGCAGGGACTCCCACATTCCTCATTCCGACCGGGACCGCGAACGTGCTCAGCCGTCATATCGGCTTCCGATCCTCCCGACATGCAATCGACCTGTGCGTGGGTACTATCGCGTCGATCATCCGTGTCGGCGATCCGCCGAACCTCCGGAACGTTCCGATCAATACTGCCGATTTCCAGACGGCCGATGGCGCTCGACATCGCACCGAGTTCATCAGCCTCGCCGGCATCGGGGGAGACGCCCGGGCCGTGGCCCACCACCGCTCCGCTCCCGGACTGCTCGGCTACGCCTGGGGAGCCGCGCGAGCCCTCTTCGCCGCGGACTTCACCGCGAGTACGGCAGACACCGCAAGCATGAGGGACACCGCGAGCACACGGGAAAGAACCGCCGGCGCAGGGGAGGCAACCGCCTCGGGGCAGGTGTGGTCGGTGATGGTCTCGAAGGTGACCCGGCCTGCAGGACCCATCGCTGTGTTCCCCGAGGCGCGGATCGGTGCTCAGACCTTCTCCATGCTCACCGTCGGTCCGTTCCCGCTCTCACCCATCGGGCGGTGTCGAGCCTGGGCAGGAATCGCCGCAGCATGCCTGCGGGGCAAGCCGGACGCCCACCGGCTCATGAACTATCGTCGTACGACCGAGACGACAGTCGCGGTCGAATCACCGGTACCGGTACAACTCGACGGAGACCTCATCGGCGACTGCCTGGATCTGCGGGTGAGCGCCGGTGAGAAGACACTGCTGGTCTCAGCGCCGACGGCGTGACGTGCCGAAGATTCCGCGCGCGATCTCGCGTGCCGCGGTCCTTGTGAACTGTTTGAACGCCGAGGACTTCACGACCTGAGTGAACAGGTTCTCGTCGTCGTTCTTCGCCGGCTTCTTGCCGCCGGCACCGGGCTCCTCCGGGAAGTCGATCTTGTCCGCCGGCGCGGACTGCTGTTCCTCGGCGTGAGCTTCTGAACCGCCTTCGAGGCGTTCGGCGAGGATTTCGCGGGCAGATTCGTTGTCGATCGCGGTGCCGTACTTCTCGCGCTGGGGCGAAGCCGCCACAGCCGCTTTGATCTCGTCTTCGCTCATCGGCCCCATCTTCGACTCCGGAGCCCGCATCCGTGTCGGCGCCACCGGAGTCGGAGCGCCGTCGGGGTCCATGACGGTGACCACGGCTTCGCCGATGCCCAGTGATGTGAGCAGCTCTTCGAGGTCGTAGTCGGACTTCGGGAAGGTCTGCACAGTTGCCTTGAGTGCCTTGGCATCGTTGGGTGTGTGCGCCCGCAGCTGGTGCTGAATGCGCGAACCCAATTGTGCGAGCACCTCTTCTGGAACATCCTTCGGCGTCTGCGTGACGAAGAAGATGCCGACACCCTTCGACCGGATGAGCCGCACCGTCTGCGTCACCGACTGGAGGAAGGCCTTCGACGCGTCGGCGAAGAGCAGGTGCGCCTCGTCGAAGAAGAACACGAGGGAGGGCTTGTCGGGGTCGCCGACCTCCGGCAGGTCCTGGAACAGGTCGGCCAGCAGCCACATGAGGAACGTGGAGAACAGTGCCGGCGACTGACTGAGCTTCTGCAGCTCGAGCACGGAGACGATTCCGGCACCGTTGTCGTCGGTGCGCAGCAGATCGGCGGTGTCGAATTCCGGTTCTCCGAAGAACACGTCGCCGCCCTGAGCGGCGAGTTCGGAGATCTTGCGCAGGATGACGCCGACGGTGGCCTTCGACGCTCCGCCGATGCCTTCGAGATCGGCCTTGCCCTCGTCGGAGGTGAGGAAGGTGAGGACGGCTTTGAGGTCCGAGAGGTCGAGCAGCGCCAATCCTGCCTGATCGGCATAGTGGAAGACCAGAGAGAGGACGGATTCCTGAGTGTCGTTGAGTTCGAGCACCTTGGCCAGCAGGATCGGACCGAACGAGGTCACCGTCGCCCGCAGCGGAGTGCCCAGTCCCGAATCCCCGAGAGTGTAGAACTCGGTCGGATTGTCCTTGGGCTGCCAGTCCTGACCGGCGGCATCGAGGCGCTTGCGCAGCTTGTCGGATTCGACACCGGCAGCGCCGATGCCCGACAGGTCGCCCTTGATATCGGAGGCGAAGACCGGCACCCCCGCCCGGGACAGCTGTTCGGCGAGCACCTGAAGAGTCACGGTCTTTCCGGTTCCCGTGGCCCCGGCGACCAGTCCGTGCCGATTGAGCATGGACAACGGGATGGAGATCGGAGTCTCCTTCGAGGGGTCCTCACCGTCGAGGGCGACCCCCAGGTCGAGGGTCGCCCCATCGAAGGTGTATCCGTCTTTGAGTGTCTGCAGTGCCTGCTCAGTCATGAGTCAATCTTTACACAGCAGCACCGAGGTGGTGGAGGAATTCTGCATGGATCCGCAGGTCCGTGCCCAGCTCAGGATGGAAGCTGGCTCCCCACACCGAACCCTGCCGAACGAGGACGGGCACATCGTCATGACGAGCGAGCACCTCGGTGCCGGGCCCGAGTTCGAGGATCTGCGGGGCCCGAATGAATGTGCCCTCGACCGGTTCGTCCAGCCCACGTACTGCCAGCGGAGCGGTGAAGGACTCGCGTTGTCGACCGTAGGCGTTACGGGCCACGGTGACATCCAGGCCGCCGAGGCGGTCGTATCCGCCCAGCGAATCGTCGCTGAGCCGGTCGGCCAGGAGAATGAGCCCAGCACACGTGCCGAAGACCGGCAGACCGCCTGACATGCGTTCGCGCAGTCTCGCGAAGAGATCCGTGCCGGCGGCGATGCGCACCATGGCCGTGGACTCTCCGCCGGGCAGAATCAGCGCATCGAGGCCGGCGAGGTGTTCGGACTTGGTGACCTTGAGGGTGTCGACCCCCAGGGAGCCGAGCATGAGCAGATGCTCACGGAAGGCTCCCTGGAGGGCGAGGACGCCGACTCTCACCAGCCGCGCTCGGCCAGGCGGTGCGGTGCGGGGACATCGGCGACGTTGATGCCGACCATCGCATCGCCGAGCCCGCGTGAGGCCCTGGCCACTGCGTCCGAGTCGTCGAAGTGCGTGGTCGCCTCGACGATGGCCTTCGCACGGGCCTCCGGGTTGCCGGACTTGAAGATGCCGGAGCCGACGAAGACGCCGTCGGCACCGAGCTGCATCATCATCGCCGCATCTGCCGGGGTGGCGATGCCGCCGGCGACGAAGGTCACGACCGGCAGACGGCCGAGGCTGGCGACCTGCTTGACCAGATGGTACGGAGCGGCGATCTCCTTGGCTGCGACGTAGAGCTCGTCTTCGCTCTTCGCCCCCAGCGCACGGATCTCGGAGTTGATGGTGCGCAGGTGGCGCATCGCCTCCGAGACGTCGCCGGTGCCCGCTTCGCCTTTCGAACGGATCATCGATGCGCCCTCCTGGATGCGGCGCAGTGCCTCACCGAGGTTGGTCGCACCACAGACGAACGGCACTGTGAAGACGGACTTGTCGATGTGGTTGACATAGTCGGCGGGGGAGAGGACCTCGGATTCGTCGATGTAGTCGACACCGAGGGTCTCGAGGATCTGGGCCTCGACGAAGTGTCCGATGCGGGCCTTGGCCATCACCGGGATGGATACGGCGCCGATGATCGAGTCGATGAGGTCGGGGTCGCTCATCCGAGCGACTCCACCCTGTGCGCGGATGTCGGCGGGGACGCGTTCGAGTGCCATCACGGCGGAGGCTCCCGCCGCCTCGGCGATGCGTGCCTGCTCTGCGTTGACGACGTCCATGATGACGCCGCCCTTGAGCATCTGAGCCAGTCCGGTGTTGAGCAGGGTCTGTGTTTCGGTCATTGTGGTGCAAGTCCATTCACTGTCGCGGAGTCGATCCGGGTCGACGAAAGCGAACAGAACCGAGCGATCTCGGTCTGCTGCCCAACGTCGGAGGGATCGTATTTCTTCGGGGTGAACGGCCGTTCCCGACCAGCCTAATCCGAAGAGTGGCTCAGTCAGAGAGCCAGAAATATGCCAGTATTTTAGGCCAGATGGTGGTGATCGTTCTATGATCGACTGATGGTCACGAAATCGCGGCACGGCACCCGGGCCGAGGGCATCGCTCTGCCGGTGAACGTCGACAGGCGACTGCCGACTCCACTGCCGGATCAACTCACTCAGGAGCTGCGTCGTCTCATCTCGGACGGGACTCTGCACCCGGGGGACACGGTGCTGTCGAGCCGTCGTCTGGCCACACACTTGGGGATCTCCCGCGGCAGTGTGGAGACAGCGTACGCGCAGCTCGCCGTGGAGGGATTCCTCATCGCCGCCGAGCGTTCGGCGACGCGGATCAATCCCGAGCTGCCGGCCGCTTCGACACCTGTGCCTCAGCGCAGAAGCATCCCGGACTCGCCGAGGCGGCGCCTGCGCAACTATGTCGACCTGCGTCCGGGATTCGGCGGTGACGATCCTCTGCGTGAGCCGGCATTTCGCCGGGCGTGGCGGGAATCGCTCGACCTCGATCCAGGGCCGATCGATCCCTTGGGCCAGCCCCGTGCCCGGTGGGCGATCGCTGACTACCTGCGGCTGACGCGTGGAATGGCCGTCGATCCGGACGAGATCATCCTCACCAGCGGGTCTCGCGACGGTCTGCGTCTGCTGCTGAGCGTCGGCGTCTCCGGCTCCATCGCCGTGGAGAACCCCGGATTCCCCGGTCTGCGTCAGGCGATGACCGACCAGCATCTCGTGCCCCTGGACATGGTCGGTTCCTCGCCGGCGCCGGCCGATGTGGGTGCGGCCGTCGTGACACCGAATCATCAGTTCCCGCACGGAACGCCGATGCCGGTCGACCAGCGTGCGCGTCTGCTCGACTGGGCGGCGCGGGGTGATGCGCTCCTCATCGAGGACGACTACGACAGTGAGGCACGGTTCACCCGCACCGTGCTGCCGACCCTCTTCGATCTCGCCTCATCGACCGGCAGCAGCGCGCAGGTCGTCCACATAGGCACCTTCTCCGCTCTGCTGACCTCGGCCGTATCGACCGGGTACGTCATCGCTCGCGGACCGATCTCGGAGCGGCTCATGAGCATGCGTGCGGCTCTCGGGCCTGCGTTCTCACCGATTCTGCAGATGGCCATCGCCTCCTACCTCGGCTCCGGTGGGCTGCGCCGCCGCATCTCCCGCGGTCGGCGACGACTCCGGGCCGCCGAGGAGGTCGTGTCCGAGATCGGTCCGATCCCCGGTCTGGTCCATGACGGTCGCACGCTCGTCATCGAAACGTCTCAGGAACAGGCCGCGACACTGCTGCGTGAGCTGGCCGAGCGCGGCATCCTCGTCGCCTCTTTGGCCCGCGGCTGGACCGGCGGCGATGAAGTCAGGCACGGTCTGGTCATCGCGCATTCGAATGTCGAGGCAACTGTGCTGCGGGAGGCCTTGGGAGAGGTGAAGACCCTCTTGAGTAGGATTCAGTCATGAGGAATTCCGGATTTGCAGTCGACGGCATCATCAAGCTGCTGCTGGCCGTGGCCGGCTTCATCTTCCTCGGCGGACTCGAGGACTTCTTCCTCGCCCCACGCTGGCTGGTCATCACCGCTCTGGTGCTGCTCTTCCTCAGCGCCGCCACCCAGATCTCCTATGCCGTGACCAAGGGAGAGAGGCGCTATCTGAAGTTCCCGATGGTCTTCGACGCCCTTCTCATCGTCGCTGTCGTCGTCGGCCTCATCCTCGCGGCTGCGAGCAACCCGGCCGGTGCCTGGATCCTCTTCGGCTTGGTCGGTGTGGGCTCATTGGGCATCGCCGTGGTCTTCACGACCGGGGAGAACGGCCCGTCCTTCAGCGAAGAATAGCCGCAGAACCCCTGACCGCCAGTTGCGAAGGGTGACGAGCTCAGCGGTTGAACGCGATGGCCGCGATATGACCGTCCGGAATGCCGTCCTCGAGATCGTGGATGTCGACATCAGGGTGCGGTGAGTTCGGGTGCGGCCCGGCACCGATGTAGTCGAGACCCGGATCGCGAGCCAGGCCGGTGCTCAGTGCTTTGAGGAAGGCTTCGGTCCGCGCCCACACGCGGACGAAGCCGGCAGCGAAGTCGTCGTCGGGCAGCTCGTCGAGCTCAGCCCGTTCTCTTTCGTGAAGCAGCTGCATCGCCTCAAGGGCGACCCCGCGCTCGGGGATCGGTTCGATGTCGAGTCCGACCGGATCGTCGGAGACGGCGACGAGGACGAGGCGACGAGACCGGGACACCGAGAACTCGCACTCGTCGTGGCGCGGTTTGCCCGCCGAATCGAGGCGGATCTCGATCGCAGCGGGATCCTGATCCAGATGCGCTCCGAGGACGTGGCGGAGGACGACACGACCGGCAGACCAGGTGGCGGCCGCCTCGGCGTCGAATTCCTTCGCATAGTTGCGTTCCTGCTCGGTGAGCACGGAATCGTCATCGCGCGCCCACGCCGCCTCCGCCGAGGTATCGGCGAGGACGAGGGTGACGGGAAGGTCTGTGCGCAGTTCGGTGAAGCTGGGGTGGTGCGCCATCGATCAGCGGCCCAAGGCCTTGTTGATCTTCTTCAGTTTGCGGCCCAGGACGAAGATCCGCACCGAACCGATGATCCCGGCGATGAGGATGCCCCCGATCGCAGCGAAGAGCATGGCCACGCCCAGGGGCAGTTCGAACTGCCAGCCGAAGTACTTGAACTCGGCCGGGACGTTGTTCTGCAGAATGAAGATGAGCAGCAGGACGACGATGACGGCGCCGAGGATGAGGGAGATCCACATGCCCGCCGACATTCCTGACCCCGCCTTCGTCGACGGCAGCTCACCGGTGTGTCCCGCCGGAGGCTGCGTCTGTTCATGCTGCTCGTGCGGTGACATCTCCCGAGTCTTATCCACCGCAGCGGTCTCGCCCGTCGCGGGAGTATCGCTGCCGAGGACTGAATCGGTTTCGGCCAGGAGCTCTTCGGGCGTCTGCGAATCGCCACGCGGGTCTTGAGTACTCATGCGCCCCATCATAACTGCTGATAGGGAGGTGAGGTCAGGAACAGAGAAGGAGAGTTCAGGAACAGAGAACGAGTCCCGGCAGATGACTGCCGGGACTCTTTCTGTCGTTCCTCTCGGACGATCAGATGATCACCCGATGACTCGTCCAGTCGATCAGACGGTCTTGCTCAGCGACGAGATGATCTCGTTGAGCGTGGCCGAAGGACGCATGGCGGTTTCGGTCTTCACGTCGTTCGGGTAGTAGTAGCCTCCCAGATCGACGGGGCTGCCCTGCACCTCGAGGAGCTCGGCCACGATGGCGTCCTCCTTCTCGGTCAGTGCCTTCGCCACGGGAGCGATGGCCTCGGCCAGGGCTTCGTCCGAGGTCTGCTCGGCCAGCTGCTGGGCCCAGTAGAGAGTGAGGTAGAAGTGGCTGCCGCGGTTGTCGATCTCGCCGACCTTGCGCGACGGCGACTTGTTCTCCTCGAGGAACTTGCCGGTCGCGGCGTCGAGGGTGTCGGCCAGCACACCGGCCCGCTCGTTTCCATGGACGTTGAACTCGTGGCGGAAGGACTCTGCCAGGGCGAGGAACTCACCGAGGGAGTCCCACCGCAGGTGGTTCTCTTCGACGAGCTGCTCGACATGCTTCGGAGCCGAGCCGCCGGCACCGGTCTCGAACAGTCCACCGCCCGCGATCAGCGGGACCACGGAGAGCATCTTCGCCGAGGTGCCGAGTTCGAGGATCGGGAACAGGTCGGTGTTGTAGTCGCGGAGCACGTTGCCGGTCACCGAGATGGTGTCCTTGCCCTCACGGATGCGGTCGATGGAGAACTGAGTGGCCTCCACCGGGTTCATGATGCGGATGTCCAGGCCCTCTGTGTCGTGGTCACGCAGGTACTCCTCGACCTTCGCCTTGATGTTGCGGTCGTGGGCGCGGGTCTCATCGAGCCAGAACACGGCCGGGGTCTCGGACAGGCGGGCCCGAGTGACGGCGAGCTTGACCCAGTCGCGGACGGGGATGTCCTTCGTCTGGCAGGCACGCCAGATGTCACCGGCGGCGACCTCGTGGCTCATGAGCACATCGCCGGCGGAGTTGACGACCTCGACGGTTCCGGCCTCCGGGATCTCGAAGGTCTTGTCGTGGCTGCCGTACTCTTCGGCCTTCTGCGCCATAAGACCGACATTGGGCACGGTGCCCATGGTCCGCGGGTCGAAGGCGCCCTTGTCCTGGCAGTCCTCGATGACGGTCTGGTAGACGCCGGCGTAGGAGGAGTCGGGGATGACGGCCAGGGTGTCCTGGGTCTGGTCGTCCTTGTTCCACATCTTGCCGCCGACACGGATCATCGCGGGCATGGAGGCATCGACGATGACGTCGGAGGGCACATGGAGGTTCGTGATGCCCTTGTGCGAGTTGACCATGGCCAGGTCGGGGCCGTCTGCCAGGCCCTTCTCGATTCCGGCCTTGACTCCGGCGGCTGCGTCGGCAGGCAGGGTGTCGAGTCCGGCGAGGATGGCGGCCAGCCCGTTGTCGGAGGTCAGCCCAGCCTCGGCGAGGACGTCACCGTATTCGGCGAAGACATCGGGGAAGAAGGCTTCGATGACCTTGCCGAAGAGGATGGGGTCGGAGACCTTCATCATCGTGGCCTTGAGGTGGACGGAGAAGAGGACGCCGTCGGCCTTGGCCGCGGCGATCTGATCCTTGACGAACTCGTCGAGGGCGGCGGCGTTCATCTTCGTCGAATCGACGATCTCGCCGGCCAGGACGGGCAGGGACTCCTTGAGGACCGTCGTCTCTCCCGCGGCGGTCCGCAGGCGGATCGACAGGGTGTCATCGGCCTCGATGATCACAGACTTCTCGTTGTCGCGGAAGTCTCCCGATCCCATGGTGGCGACGCGGGTCTTCGAATCCTTCGACCATTCGCCCATCGAATGCGGGTGAGCTTTGGCGAAGTTCTTCACGGCCTGCGGAGCGCGACGGTCGGAGTTGCCCTCACGCAGCACCGGGTTGACGGCCGAACCCTTGACCTTGTCGTAGCGTGCCCGAACGTCCTTCTCCTCATCGGTCGAAGGCTCTTCCGGGTAGGCGGGCAGATCGTAGCCCTGGGACTGCAGCTCGGCGATCGTCGCCTTCAGCTGCGGGACGGATGCCGAGATGTTGGGCAGTTTGATGATGTTGGCATCGGCGGTCTTGGCGAGATCACCCAGCTCCGCGAGTGCGTCGCCGACCTGCTGGTCTTCGGGCAGGCGGTCGCTGAACTGGGCCAGCACGCGTGCGGCGAGAGAGATGTCCCTGGTCTCAACCTCGACACCGGCCGACGTGGCGAAGGCTTCGATGATCGGCTTGAGCGAATACGTCGCCAGAAGCGGCGCTTCATCCGTGCGCGTGTAAATGATTTTAGCCATAGTTAAGGACCACTCCGCATCTTCTTGGGGTTTATCGCCCTCCATCCTACCTTCTGGGCCATTTCGGTAGGCGGCCCAATCCGATGACGGTGCTCACATCTGCCGGTGGCACCCGGTAGTCTTCTGTGTCGGCACGGACACCAGAAAGAGGACGACAGTGGCCAAACTCTACTTCCGGTACGGGGCGATGAATTCCGGCAAGTCGACCGCTCTTCTGCAGGCGGCTTTCAACTACGAGGAACGCGGCCAGCGCGTCCTGCTGGCCAAGCCGCTGATCGACACCAAAGGCGCATCGCAGATCGTGTCCCGATTGGGCGTCACCCGCGAGGTCGACTTCGTCATTCCCGCCGACGGTGACGTCGAACGGATCTATGCCGAACACGCCGACTACGTCGACCACGACGCCCTCATCGAGTCCATCGACGCCCCGAAGATCCCGGTCGCGTGCCTGCTCATCGACGAAGCGCAGTTCCTCAGCCCCGTCCAAGTGGACTCGCTCATGCGCATCGCGACCGCCTCCTCGGTGCCGGTGATGTGCTACGGAATCCGCACGGACTTCCAGACGAAGGCGTTCCCCGGTTCAGCGCGACTGCTCGAGATCGCACACACCCTCGAAGAGCTCAAGACGATCTGCCGCTGCGGACGCAAGGCCATGTTCAACGGCCGCCTCGTCGACGGAGCGTTCATCTTCGACGGCGATCAGGTCGCCATCGACGGCAATTCCGTGACCTATGAGTCACTGTGCCCGAGCTGTTATCTCGAGTACTCCGGCGGTAGGCTGTCAACGACAGACTCCTGACCGATCCCTACTCAGCTTCCCCGTCGAATCCCGCTCGTCGACCCCATCGTCACCAGTCGAAATCCTCTCGCACCTGAAGTTCTCAAGGAGCCTCCATGCGCATCGCCGTCCGTGCCTTCAACGACAATCCCGGTTCTCCCGTCCTCGTCTTCGGCAACGCTCTGGGCACCAGAATGCCCTTGTGGACGCC
Protein-coding regions in this window:
- a CDS encoding thymidine kinase, which codes for MAKLYFRYGAMNSGKSTALLQAAFNYEERGQRVLLAKPLIDTKGASQIVSRLGVTREVDFVIPADGDVERIYAEHADYVDHDALIESIDAPKIPVACLLIDEAQFLSPVQVDSLMRIATASSVPVMCYGIRTDFQTKAFPGSARLLEIAHTLEELKTICRCGRKAMFNGRLVDGAFIFDGDQVAIDGNSVTYESLCPSCYLEYSGGRLSTTDS
- a CDS encoding NADP-dependent isocitrate dehydrogenase; the protein is MAKIIYTRTDEAPLLATYSLKPIIEAFATSAGVEVETRDISLAARVLAQFSDRLPEDQQVGDALAELGDLAKTADANIIKLPNISASVPQLKATIAELQSQGYDLPAYPEEPSTDEEKDVRARYDKVKGSAVNPVLREGNSDRRAPQAVKNFAKAHPHSMGEWSKDSKTRVATMGSGDFRDNEKSVIIEADDTLSIRLRTAAGETTVLKESLPVLAGEIVDSTKMNAAALDEFVKDQIAAAKADGVLFSVHLKATMMKVSDPILFGKVIEAFFPDVFAEYGDVLAEAGLTSDNGLAAILAGLDTLPADAAAGVKAGIEKGLADGPDLAMVNSHKGITNLHVPSDVIVDASMPAMIRVGGKMWNKDDQTQDTLAVIPDSSYAGVYQTVIEDCQDKGAFDPRTMGTVPNVGLMAQKAEEYGSHDKTFEIPEAGTVEVVNSAGDVLMSHEVAAGDIWRACQTKDIPVRDWVKLAVTRARLSETPAVFWLDETRAHDRNIKAKVEEYLRDHDTEGLDIRIMNPVEATQFSIDRIREGKDTISVTGNVLRDYNTDLFPILELGTSAKMLSVVPLIAGGGLFETGAGGSAPKHVEQLVEENHLRWDSLGEFLALAESFRHEFNVHGNERAGVLADTLDAATGKFLEENKSPSRKVGEIDNRGSHFYLTLYWAQQLAEQTSDEALAEAIAPVAKALTEKEDAIVAELLEVQGSPVDLGGYYYPNDVKTETAMRPSATLNEIISSLSKTV